Proteins co-encoded in one Aspergillus flavus chromosome 2, complete sequence genomic window:
- a CDS encoding putative anthranilate phosphoribosyltransferase (unnamed protein product), with protein MSAAPFDLQPGQVSISPLLQKLAYPSEKLPVEAVDIASAFALIFEDRLSAIQTAALLTLLHSTGRDRDAEVIARCSHRMREAATQVDRPTLKKIIKARGKKEGTYNGGLCDIVGTGGDSHSTFNISTTASIIASPLILMAKHGNRAQTSFSGSADVLNAIPPTPPNISAVSAENLAQVYEKTNYAFLFAPNFHPGMMYANAVRRALGLRTIFNLMGPLANPVDWAIEARVVGVAYQSLGPVFAEALRQNGCKKAMVICGEEDLDEISCAGKTNCWKLTEYPNPAYKGSADDECSSDEDEHEVPRTLVKFETFQLHPSDFGLPTHPLTAVFGRKMPKDNAAKIMSILRNELPRDDPILSFVLMNVAALLVISGVCESETSNMGPGDDGQVITERGPGGGRWKEGVRRARWAVESGAALKCLEGFIEVTNNLQ; from the exons ATGTCCGCCGCTCCTTTTGACCTGCAACCGGGTCAAGTCTCTATCTCTCCCCTCCTGCAGAAGCTCGCCTACCCCTCCGAGAAGCTTCCTGTAGAAGCTGTAGACATTGCTTCAGCATTCGCATTGATTTTCGAGGATCGTCTCTCTGCTATACAGACGGCAGCTCTTTTAACACTTTTACACTCTACTGGAAGGGATCGGGATGCAGAGGTCATTGCTAGATGCTCTCATCGCATGCGAGAGGCCGCTACTCAAGTCGACAGGCCCACCTTGAAAAAGATCATCAAGGCCCGCGGTAAGAAGGAGGGCACTTACAATGGAGGCCTG TGCGATATTGTTGGTACTGGCGGAGATTCGCATTCCACTTTCAATATCTCTACCACCGCTTCTATCATCGCCTCGCCGCTTATCCTGATGGCCAAACATGGCAATCGCGCGCAGACCTCTTTCTCTGGATCCGCAGATGTCCTCAATGCTATTCCGCCGACTCCCCCGAATATTTCCGCTGTTAGCGCCGAGAACCTTGCGCAGGTGTACGAGAAGACCAATTATGCATTCTTGTTTGCCCCCAACTTCCACCCAGGCATGATGTACGCCAATGCAGTGCGCCGCGCATTGGGACTACGGACAATTTTCAACCTGATGGGCCCACTGGCTAATCCTGTTGATTGGGCCATTGAGGCTAGAGTAGTCGGTGTGGCCTACCAGAGCCTTGGTCCTGTTTTTGCCGAGGCCCTGAGACAGAATGGATGCAAAAAGGCAATGGTCATCTGCGGTGAGGAGGACCTAGATGAAATCAGCTGTGCTGGAAAGACCAACTGCTGGAAACTCACGGAATACCCTAACCCTGCCTACAAGGGCTCGGCAGATGATGAATGCTCAAGTGACGAGGACGAGCATGAAGTCCCCCGCACTCTGGTCAAATTTGAAACTTTCCAACTACACCCATCAGACTTTGGTCTGCCAACTCATCCATTGACTGCCGTATTCGGAAGAAAGATGCCCAAAGACAATGCAGCCAAGATTATGAGCATCCTGCGGAACGAACTGCCTCGCGATGATCCGATCCTCTCCTTTGTTCTTATGAACGTCGCTGCCCTTCTGGTTATTTCGGGTGTCTGTGAATCCGAGACTAGTAATATGGGACCCGGCGACGATGGCCAAGTGATTACCGAACGTGGACCAGGTGGTGGGCGCTGGAAGGAAGGTGTCCGACGAGCCAGATGGGCCGTCGAAAGTGGCGCAGCCCTTAAGTGCTTGGAGGGATTTATTGAAGTGACGAACAACCTTCAGTAA
- a CDS encoding putative FMN dependent dehydrogenase: protein MSTNQHNPLPYTYETKVYTEGLNDKKPAITFDPFKWEGLAKERLSADSFGYVWGSAGTRETDDNNRKAFRKWGIVPSRLVKSDFPSLKTTLFGEDYEYPIAIAPVGVQRIFHRDGEVAVASTAQNEGITYILSSASSTSIEDVAEANGDGSRWFQLYWPSYEHNDITASLLKRAKAANYKVLVVTLDTYILGWRPSDLENGYNPFLRKDNIGVEIGFSDPVFQKKFAEKHGKSIQEDMATAAAEWAHMIFPGMSHGWEDLQFLRQHWDGPIVLKGIQTVEDAKLAVEYGMQGIVVSNHGGRQQDGGVGSLDMLPDIVDAVGKDLEVIFDSGVRCGADVAKALALGAKMVLIGRPYVYGLAIAGREGVRHVLQSTLGDLQLTLHLSGIRSVQPEHLNRSRLRRMD, encoded by the coding sequence ATGTCTACAAACCAGCACAATCCATTGCCATACACCTACGAGACGAAAGTCTATACCGAGGGACTCAACGACAAAAAGCCCGCTATCACATTTGATCCTTTCAAATGGGAGGGACTGGCTAAAGAGCGCCTCTCAGCAGATAGCTTCGGCTATGTCTGGGGCTCGGCTGGAACGAGAGAAACAGATGATAACAACCGGAAGGCATTCAGGAAATGGGGCATCGTCCCATCTCGTCTGGTTAAATCGGACTTTCCAAGTTTGAAGACGACGCTGTTCGGTGAGGATTACGAGTACCCGATCGCAATCGCACCAGTGGGGGTGCAGCGGATTTTCCACCGCGATGGTGAGGTTGCTGTTGCTTCCACCGCACAGAATGAGGGGATAACGTACATCCTGAGTTCTGCATCTTCGACTAGTATTGAGGACGTCGCAGAAGCCAATGGAGATGGATCCCGCTGGTTTCAGTTGTACTGGCCGTCATATGAGCACAACGACATAACAGCCAGCTTGTTGAAACGCGCCAAGGCTGCCAACTATAAGGTCTTGGTGGTCACACTCGACACCTACATCCTTGGATGGCGCCCCTCGGACTTAGAAAATGGGTATAATCCATTCCTCCGGAAAGACAACATCGGGGTCGAAATTGGCTTCTCCGACCCTGTGTTTCAGAAGAAGTTTGCGGAAAAGCACGGCAAAAgcatccaagaagacatGGCGACTGCGGCGGCCGAATGGGCTCATATGATATTCCCTGGGATGAGCCATGGGTGGGAAGACCTCCAATTCCTTCGGCAGCATTGGGATGGCCCAATCGTACTGAAGGGTATACAAACGGTCGAGGACGCAAAGCTGGCAGTTGAGTACGGAATGCAGGGAATAGTAGTATCCAACCATGGCGGACGCCAGCAGGATGGGGGAGTAGGATCTTTGGACATGCTTCCAGACATTGTCGATGCGGTGGGAAAAGATCTAGAAGTCATCTTCGATTCTGGCGTGCGTTGCGGTGCTGATGTAGCTAAGGCTCTAGCGCTAGGGGCCAAAATGGTCCTTATCGGTCGGCCCTACGTGTACGGACTTGCCATCGCTGGTAGGGAGGGTGTCCGCCATGTACTACAGAGCACCTTAGGTGATCTACAGCTTACTCTTCATCTGTCGGGGATCAGATCTGTGCAGCCAGAGCACCTTAATCGATCTAGACTACGACGGATGGATTAA
- a CDS encoding phosphatidylinositol synthase (CDP-diacylglycerol--inositol 3-phosphatidyltransferase) produces the protein MASHSAQGTAAQHKDYEENVFLFVPNLIGYARVVLAITSLYYMPLHPRTCSLLYSVSCLLDALDGAAARHLGQSTQFGAVLDMVTDRCTTTCLLVFLASAFPRWSIVFQSLISLDYSSHYIHMYATLAMGGNRQSHKQIDESRPWVMRIYYSNTKVLFMVCALNELFFIALYLLSFSSSPSLMDNASLKVSQFDPSRLWSSSWSAGAMEMARANKLNETVPWCLLYVSTPVMLFKQYVNMIQLIEASKWLVQGDNEMRRNARLAQKRDQ, from the exons ATGGCCAGTCATTCAGCACAAGGCACTGCTGCACAGCATAAAGATTATGAAGAGAATGTTTTCCTCTTCGTTCCCAACCTGATCG GGTACGCCCGCGTTGTTCTCGCCATCACATCCCTCTATTACATGCCCCTGCACCCACGAACATGTTCGCTATTATATAGCGTCTCTTGTCTTCTTGATGCCCTAGATGGAGCCGCAGCCCGGCATCTAGGGCAATCAACGCAATTCGGTGCGGTTCTGGATATGGTTACAGACCGATGTACAACAACTTGCTTGCTAGTTTTCTTGGCGAGTGCATTCCCCAGGTGGAGTATTGTTTTTCAGAGCTTGATTAGCTTGGACTATTCAAGTCACTACATCCATATGTATGCGACCTTGGCAATGGGTGGAAACCGTCAGAGCCACAAACAGATCGATGAGAGTCGGCCATGGGTCATGCGGATCTACTACTCTAACACG AAAGTCCTTTTCATGGTGTGCGCGCTGAACGAGCTCTTCTTTATTGCGTTGTATTTactctcattctcatcatcgccatcgtTGATGGACAACGCGAGCCTCAAGGTATCACAATTCGATCCTTCAAGACTATGGAGCTCCTCTTGGAGTGCTGGGGCAATGGAGATGGCTCG TGCCAATAAATTAAACGAAACTGTTCCATGGTGCCTACTTTATGTCTCGACGCCAGTTATGCTCTTTAAGCAATATGTGAACATGATTCAATTAATAGAGGCCAGCAAGTGGCTTGTCCAAGGTGACAATGAAATGAGAAGGAATGCACGGCTTGCGCAGAAAAGAGATCAGTGA
- a CDS encoding PLC-like phosphodiesterase, which translates to MGCYPGPWPKRSRTTMVAEHLTLRNLTSTPITLKRIERFHPHHDHNIQHMARNFTRVFTNVTRTRAPVAAITDDNEPFVHEDLDIHIEPFQTIHTELRTFIDSDKERVRWFFEVEGERHQVQTPVPTSESATMKALCDEPRFKLTGIYVTPESHLSIYSSANLNAWMGELKDDTLLSSLSIPGTHNSPTCHVAPPSVRCQAVSPREQLENGVRFFDIRVQPQYPEDADKDELALVHSVFPISLTGSKYFRDLMREVNEFLDQNPSETLIISLKREGPGEHTDQQLSRILSDHYARPDSRWYTNPKIPTLGEVRGKVVLIRRFDILDHLKDIHGGAGWGICASGWADNCSNATCPSGQLCIQDFYEVLETENIGEKIKYVQEHCFRAAETCYPFGVLPDHEATKAHPFYINFLSASNFWKLGTWPEKIAGKLNPAAVDYLCRKHGEKDDCDWSTGILVTDWVGLDGDWDLVRCIVGMNARLKLRQDRHEGDN; encoded by the coding sequence ATGGGTTGTTATCCTGGACCGTGGCCTAAACGATCACGTACCACAATGGTGGCCGAACACTTGACTCTTCGCAATCTCACCTCCACGCCCATTACCCTGAAGCGCATTGAGCGCTTTCATCCGCATCATGATCATAATATCCAACATATGGCTAGAAACTTCACCAGAGTCTTTACCAATGTAACCCGCACCCGTGCGCCGGTGGCCGCGATCACGGATGACAACGAACCCTTTGTTCATGAGGATTTAGATATTCATATCGAACCTTTCCAGACAATTCACACCGAGCTTCGCACATTTATAGACTCGGATAAAGAGCGCGTGCGCTGGTTCTTCGAAGTGGAGGGAGAGAGGCATCAAGTCCAGACTCCTGTGCCCACCTCGGAGTCCGCCACTATGAAGGCATTGTGCGACGAGCCTCGATTCAAACTCACTGGTATTTATGTGACGCCCGAGTCCCATCTATCAATCTACTCCTCCGCCAATCTGAACGCGTGGATGGGCGAGCTGAAGGACGACACTTtgctctcctctctctcgATCCCAGGCACCCACAATTCTCCTACCTGCCATGTTGCGCCACCCTCCGTTCGCTGCCAAGCAGTCAGCCCACGGGAACAGCTCGAAAACGGTGTGCGATTTTTTGACATCCGTGTACAGCCCCAGtatccagaagatgctgACAAGGATGAGCTTGCTTTGGTGCACAGCGTTTTCCCCATCTCTTTAACGGGAAGCAAATATTTCCGTGACTTGATGCGTGAAGTAAATGAATTTCTCGACCAGAATCCGTCGGAGACCCTGATCATCTCCCTCAAACGAGAGGGACCTGGCGAGCACACCGACCAACAGCTCAGCCGGATTCTCAGCGACCACTACGCACGTCCAGACAGTCGGTGGTACACAAACCCCAAGATCCCCACTCTCGGCGAAGTGCGCGGTAAGGTCGTTCTTATCCGTCGATTCGACATCTTGGACCATCTCAAGGATATACATGGGGGCGCAGGCTGGGGAATCTGTGCCTCGGGCTGGGCCGACAACTGCTCCAACGCGACTTGCCCGAGTGGACAATTATGCATCCAGGATTTCTATGAAGTCTTAGAGACAGAGAACATTGgagaaaagattaaatacGTGCAGGAGCATTGCTTCCGAGCCGCTGAGACCTGTTATCCGTTCGGCGTGCTTCCTGATCACGAAGCAACCAAGGCACATCCATTCTATATCAACTTCTTGAGTGCGAGCAATTTCTGGAAACTTGGCACTTGGCCGGAGAAGATTGCAGGTAAGCTGAACCCGGCGGCAGTTGATTATCTCTGCCGGAAGCATGGTGAAAAGGATGACTGTGACTGGTCCACCGGTATCCTTGTCACGGACTGGGTTGGCTTGGATGGCGACTGGGATCTTGTGCGATGCATCGTGGGCATGAATGCTCGGTTGAAACTGAGGCAAGACAGACATGAAGGAGACAACTAA
- a CDS encoding mitochondrial 54S ribosomal protein uL10m — translation MPPRIRLSSGRIPQPLRRQRLLCQYELPILTRYASTAATATTPAASPEQMTHSVAPIARFPPSQPPSHRNPEYRRSQLLRQYTSLIRTTPLMVFLQHDNLQSVEWAAIRRELSKALQKVDEQIASEGRSVPPLAPHVKVQIVQTSIFEVALRIVEYFRPNTSTIEAGQTPSAVDPITQTSAEVSLSGSRDDPTLSHDLSRAAHDAVLHMKGKHELSPVLVGPIAVLSIPQMSPEHLKAALTVLAPKAAGFPVPTRKANPGWHELPVQNGLNKLALLAARVDGKVFDVDQTKWVGSIEGGMDGLRSQLIMALQSMASSVTNTLEGAGKSLYFTLESRRSVLEEEQKGPSDEKTEA, via the coding sequence ATGCCTCCACGAATTCGCCTTTCAAGTGGCCGCATCCCTCAGCCGCTCCGCCGGCAAAGGCTCCTCTGTCAATATGAGCTGCCCATTCTCACGAGATACGCGAGTACCGCTGCGACAGCTACGACCCCCGCCGCATCGCCTGAACAGATGACACACTCCGTTGCCCCCATTGCTAGATTTCCTCCGTCCCAACCTCCTTCACATCGCAATCCCGAGTACCGTCGGTCTCAGCTTCTCCGACAATATACGTCGCTTATCCGCACTACACCTCTTATGGTGTTTCTGCAGCACGATAACCTTCAATCTGTAGAGTGGGCTGCCATCCGACGAGAATTGAGCAAGGCTTTGCAGAAAGTGGACGAGCAAATTGCCTCCGAGGGACGCTCCGTCCCTCCGCTTGCTCCTCACGTTAAGGTGCAAATTGTTCAGACCAGTATCTTTGAGGTTGCCCTCCGTATCGTCGAGTATTTCCGACCCAACACCTCCACAATTGAAGCCGGCCAGACTCCCAGCGCCGTCGACCCCATCACGCAAACGTCTGCCGAAGTCTCTCTATCTGGGTCGAGGGATGATCCTACTCTGTCACACGACCTTTCCCGCGCGGCTCATGATGCCGTCCTTCATATGAAGGGCAAGCACGAATTGTCGCCAGTCTTGGTTGGACCAATTGCAGTCTTGAGCATTCCTCAGATGTCTCCGGAACATCTGAAAGCTGCGCTGACTGTCCTTGCTCCCAAGGCAGCTGGCTTCCCGGTTCCCACTCGCAAGGCCAACCCAGGATGGCATGAGCTGCCCGTTCAGAACGGTCTGAATAAGCTGGCTCTTCTTGCCGCGCGTGTGGACGGTAAGGTGTTCGATGTCGACCAGACCAAATGGGTTGGTAGCATCGAGGGTGGTATGGATGGTCTGCGGTCACAACTTATCATGGCCCTGCAAAGCATGGCATCTAGTGTCACCAACACTTTGGAGGGCGCTGGTAAGAGCCTGTACTTCACTCTTGAGAGCAGGAGGAGCGTtctggaggaggagcagaagggCCCGAGTGATGAGAAGACTGAAGCTTAA
- a CDS encoding putative D-lactate dehydrogenase (D-lactate dehydrogenase) → MLRVGARAGRPLRQAASSGLTGSRFRSQKISGPLVSRVFMSVGPQGGQESEYHKQGASSYPLRRQWTTGVGIAIASSALLLSGLTGYYLGIAKPPEPAVASTTPLNEFPAPCHDTSSSNIQGAVEEFVGILGKDNVISDKEALAPYSTSEWSSYSPSKTEVSSVVVCPSTTKEVSRVMEVCHRRRLPVTAYAGGTSLEGHFAPTRGGVCIDFQGMDQILTVHKDDLDVVVQPAVQWEVLNEELAKDGLFFPPDPGPGAMIGGMVGTGCSGTNAYHYGTMRDWVLSLTVVLADGTIIKTRQRPRKSSAGYDLTRIFIGSEGTLGLVTEATLKLAVKPMNEAVAVASFPSVRDAASCVSEVVKKGVNIAAVELLDDVQMKCINTSQTTSRSWDEAPTLFFKFSGAPGEVKEKIAIVQELAENANKKTFTFARDSEEVDELWSARKVALWSILQMKQQPTDHVWTTDVAVPMSRLPDIIEQTREEISASGLLGGIVGHVGDGNFHAMLLFNDDQRQVAESVVHNMVKRAVEMEGTVTGEHGVGMVKRDYLEHEVGKTTVDTMRRFKQALDPLCLLNCDKVVRVQVPKQGEVPEW, encoded by the exons ATGTTAAGGGTTGGCGCAAGGGCAGGTCGCCCTCTAAGGCAGGCCGCCTCTTCCGGTCTTACCGGGTCGAGATTTCGCTCGCAAAAGATAAGCGGGCCTTTAGTCTCAAGGGTTTTCATGTCGGTGGGTCCTCAAGGCGGGCAGGAGTCTG AATATCATAAACAGGGGGCGTCCAGTTATCCACTCCGTAGGCAATGGACTACAGGTGTTGGTATTGCTATTGCATCATCCG CTCTCCTTCTCTCAGGTCTTACTGGTTATTACTTAGGCATTGCAAAACCCCCGGAACCAGCAGTGGCATCTACTACGCCGCTCAATGAGTTTCCGGCACCATGCCACGATacttcttcctccaacaTCCAAGGAGCAGTTGAAGAGTTCGTTGGTATCCTAGGTAAGGACAACGTCATCAGTGACAAGGAAGCTTTGGCACCCTACTCCACTTCCGAGTGGTCATCTTATTCTCCCAGTAAAACCGAAGTCTCCTCAGTAGTTGTTTGCCCTTCGACTACAAAAGAGGTTTCCCGCGTGATGGAAGTCTGTCACCGACGCCGACTTCCAGTGACAGCATATGCAGGGGGGACGAGTCTGGAGGGACACTTTGCGCCGACTAGAGGAGGGGTCTGCATTGACTTCCAAGGCATGGACCAAATATTAACTGTGCACAAAGATGATCTGGATGTTGTAGTACAGCCTGCAGTGCAGTGGGAAGTATTGAACGAAGAGCTCGCCAAGGATGGGCTCTTTTTCCCTCCAGACCCTGGCCCCGGCGCAATGATCGGTGGTATGGTCGGTACTGGCTGTTCCGGAACAAACGCTTATCATTATGGGACAATGCGTGACTGGGTACTGTCTCTGACTGTTGTTCTGGCCGATGGGACAATTATCAAGACCAGGCAGAGGCCACGGAAATCTAGCGCCGGTTATGATCTGACTAGGATATTCATCGGCAGTGAGGGTACACTTGGCCTGGTCACAGAAGCGACATTGAAGCTAGCTGTCAAGCCGATGAATGAAGCAGTGGCAGTTGCATCTTTCCCGTCCGTGCGGGATGCAGCCAGCTGTGTATCCGAAGTGGTCAAAAAGGGGGTAAATATTGCCGCCGTGGAGCTCCTTGATGACGTTCAGATGAAGTGCATCAACACGAGTCAAACAACGAGTCGTTCGTGGGACGAGGCCCCAACATTGTTTTTCAAGTTCTCTGGAGCGCCCGGTGaagtgaaggagaagattgcgATCGTTCAGGAATTAGCTGAGAATGCTAATAAGAAGACTTTCACATTTGCCCGCGATtcggaggaggttgatgagtTGTGGAGTGCAAGAAAAGTCGCGCTGTGGAGTATTCTGCAGATGAAACAGCAGCCAACGGATCATGTCTGGACTACCGATGTAGCTGTGCCAATGAGCAGACTGCCCGATATCATCGAGCAAACTAGAGAGGAGATTTCTGCCAGCGGGTTACTTGGAGGCATAGTTGGTCATGTAGGTGACGGCAACTTCCATG CAATGCTCCTCTTTAATGATGATCAACGCCAGGTAGCAGAGAGTGTTGTTCACAACATGGTTAAGCGTGCTGTGGAAATGGAGGGGACTGTAACTGGGGAGCATGGAGTGGGAATGGTGAAGAGGGACTATCTGGAGCATGAAGTCGGGAAGACAACAGTCGATACTATGCGCAGA TTTAAACAAGCTCTTGACCCTCTTTGCCTGCTCAATTGTGATAAGGTTGTGAGAGTTCAAGTCCCAAAGCAGGGAGAAGTTCCCGAGTGGTAA
- a CDS encoding putative biotin-dependent 2-oxo acid dehydrogenases acyltransferase (biotin-dependent 2-oxo acid dehydrogenases acyltransferase, putative), whose product MSILRCNGGLSWALRSCQSRRVLPITRSPSTISFPRRTFHAAPALWGVKSQILKDVGEGITEVQIIQWYVEEGAHIEEWKPLCQYQSDKAVDDITSRYEGIVKKLHFQADDTVPTGRALCDIEVEDGKYPEDNPPPEPAPAPAQPSPAPAQAETKQPSVEVAATTQKPEAPKNGSRYATLATPAVRGMLKAHNVNILDIPGTGKDGRVLKEDVLRFVTVRDSAPTLQPTTPTIPTTPVSQQSDTAVNLTPIQSQMFKTMTRSLNIPHFLFADELNINNITALRKKLANDPKDPRRITFLSFVIKAVSLALNEYPILNAKVDTSNPDKPQLIMRPRHNIGVAMDTPQGLIVPNVKDVANRSIEDVAAEISRLSALGKEGKLTPADLSGGTITVSNIGNIGGTYVAPVIVSNEVAILGVGKSKTVPIFDEAGQVTKGELVNFSWSADHRVVDGATMARMANKVRECIESPELMLLKLR is encoded by the exons ATGAGCATTCTACGCTGCAATGGAGGCCTCTCTTGGGCTCTCCGTTCTTGTCAATCTCGCAGAGTCCTGCCGATAACTCGCTCCCCGTCAACAATATCCTTTCCCCGTCGCACATTCCATGCTGCTCCGGCTCTGTGGGGGGTCAAGTCTCAGATCCTGAAGGATGTTGGCGAAG GGATCACGGAAGTTCAGATCATCCAATGGTACGTCGAGGAAGGCGCCCATATAGAGGAGTGGAAACCTCTCTGCCAGTATCAATCGGATAAGGCAGTGGATGAT ATTACCTCGAGGTACGAAGGCATTGTTAAGAAGCTTCACTTCCAAGCAGATGACACTGTCCCCACAGGAAGG GCTCTGTGTGATATAGAGGTTGAGGATGGAAAATATCCAGAGGATAACCCACCACCTGAGCCAGCACCAGCACCGGCGCAACCTAGCCCTGCTCCTGCACAGGCTGAGACAAAACAACCCTCGGTAGAAGTGGCTGCTACTACCCAGAAGCCAGAAGCTCCGAAGAATGGTTCACGATATGCAACTCTTGCCACCCCGGCCGTCCGCGGGATGCTGAAGGCCCATAATGTGAATATACTAGACATTCCAGGGACAGGGAAAGACGGACGAGTCCTCAAAGAAGATGTCCTTCGGTTTGTGACAGTGCGGGACTCTGCACCTACGTTGCAACCTACAACCCCTACAATCCCTACAACCCCTGTGTCACAGCAGTCAGATACAGCGGTCAACCTGACACCAATTCAGTCACAAATGTTTAAGACCATGACACGGTCGCTCAACATCCCTCACTTCCTATTTGCAGATGAGCTAAACATCAACAATATCACTGCTCTGAGAAAGAAACTGGCCAATGATCCGAAGGACCCCAGGAGAAttaccttcctctccttcgtTATTAAAGCCGTCTCTCTAGCCCTAAATGAATATCCAATCTTGAACGCCAAGGTTGACACAAGCAATCCCGACAAGCCACAACTCATCATGCGGCCCAGACACAATATTGGTGTTGCAATGGATACACCGCAAGGCTTGATTGTGCCAAATGTTAAAGATGTTGCCAACCGGTCTATTGAAGATGTTGCAGCAGAAATCTCCCGTCTGAGCGCCTTAGGTAAAGAAGGGAAGCTCACTCCAGCCGACCTGAGTGGCGGAACAATCACCGTCTCAAATATAGGAAATATTGGGGGTACCTATGTCGCACCAGTGATTGTGTCCAATGAAGTGGCTATCCTGGGTGTTGGAAAATCCAAGACGGTACCAATCTTCGATGAGGCGGGTCAGGTTACCAAGGGTGAATTGGTAAATTTCAGCTGGAGTGCAGATCACCGAGTCGTGGACGGCGCGACTATGGCTCGGATGGCCAATAAAGTCCGGGAATGTATCGAATCCCCAGAGTTGATGCTTCTAAAGCTACGGTAG
- a CDS encoding DNA-directed RNA polymerases I, II, and III subunit RPABC4 (metallothionein-I gene transcription activator) has translation MSREAYQVPSSLGGQNAFDSGAGSMDGPMVAYLCGECNARVSLKRGDQIRCKECGHRVLYKERTKRMVQFEAR, from the exons ATGTCTCGCGAAGCGTACCAGGttccttcctctttgggCGGACAGAATGCCTTTGACTCTGGTGCTGGCTCCATGGATGGCCCTATGGTTGCCTATCTATGCGGCGAGTGCAACGCCCGTGTCTCGCTGAAGAGGGGTGACCAGATCCGCTGCAAGGAATGCGGTCATCGTGTGTTGTACAAggagaggacgaagag AATGGTTCAGTTCGAAGCTCGGTGA